A single region of the Gossypium arboreum isolate Shixiya-1 chromosome 12, ASM2569848v2, whole genome shotgun sequence genome encodes:
- the LOC108456843 gene encoding caffeic acid 3-O-methyltransferase-like produces MPISSLFSAISSFWSFITPDITMGSIGETQMTPTQVSDDEANLFAMQLASASVLPMVLKSAIELDLLEIMAKAGPGAFLSPKEVASKLPTTNPDAPVMLDRILRLLASYNVLTCSLRTFPGGKVERLYGLGPVCKFLTKNEDGVTLSALSLMNQDKVLMESWYYLKDAVLDGGIPFNKAYGMTAFEYHGTDPRFNKVFNRGMSDHSTITMKKILDTYDGFQGLKTLVDVGGGTGATLSMIVSKYPTIKGINFDLPHVIEDAPSCPGVEHVGGDMFVSVPKGDAIFMKWICHDWSDEHCAKFLKNCYEALPDNGKVIVAECILPDYPDPSLATKLVVHIDCIMLAHNPGGKERTAKEFEALAKGAGFQGFQITCSAFGTNIMEFLKSV; encoded by the exons ATGCCCATATCTTCTTTATTCTCTGCAATCTCTTCTTTTTGGAGTTTCATCACACCAGATATTACAATGGGTTCAATCGGTGAAACTCAAATGACACCCACCCAAGTCTCAGATGATGAAGCCAACTTATTCGCTATGCAACTTGCCAGTGCATCAGTCCTCCCCATGGTCCTCAAATCAGCCATTGAACTTGACTTGCTCGAGATCATGGCTAAAGCTGGTCCAGGTGCTTTCTTGTCCCCAAAAGAAGTGGCTTCCAAGCTCCCCACCACCAACCCTGATGCACCCGTCATGCTGGACCGTATCTTGCGTCTCCTGGCTAGCTACAACGTCCTCACTTGCTCCTTGCGTACCTTTCCCGGTGGCAAAGTGGAAAGACTCTATGGCCTTGGCCCTGTCTGCAAATTCTTGACCAAGAACGAAGATGGTGTCACTCTTTCCGCCCTTAGTCTCATGAATCAAGACAAGGTCCTTATGGAGAGCTG GTACTACTTGAAAGATGCTGTGCTGGATGGTGGAATTCCATTCAACAAGGCCTATGGTATGACTGCATTTGAGTACCATGGCACTGATCCTAGATTCAACAAGGTTTTCAACAGGGGAATGTCTGATCACTCTACCATCACCATGAAGAAGATTCTCGATACATATGATGGTTTCCAGGGACTAAAAACATTGGTCGATGTTGGCGGTGGTACCGGTGCCACGCTTAGCATGATCGTCTCTAAGTACCCCACCATAAAAGGCATTAACTTTGATTTGCCTCATGTCATTGAGGATGCTCCTAGCTGTCCTG GTGTGGAGCATGTTGGTGGAGACATGTTTGTAAGTGTACCAAAAGGAGATGCCATTTTCATGAAG TGGATATGTCATGATTGGAGCGACGAACACTGCGCCAAGTTTTTGAAGAACTGCTATGAAGCTTTGCCAGACAACGGGAAAGTGATTGTTGCCGAATGCATTCTTCCTGATTACCCCGACCCTAGCCTTGCCACGAAGTTGGTTGTCCATATTGATTGCATTATGTTGGCTCACAACCCTGGTGGGAAAGAGAGGACCGCAAAGGAATTCGAGGCACTCGCAAAGGGTGCGGGATTTCAAGGCTTCCAAATCACATGTTCCGCTTTTGGCACCAACATCATGGAGTTTCTCAAAAGTGTTTGA
- the LOC108456844 gene encoding protein DOWNY MILDEW RESISTANCE 6-like, translated as MDTKVLSSGIRYSNLPESYVRPESERPRLSEVSECEDVPVIDLGCEDRTHIIQQICRACMQYGFFQVINHGVSKETVEKMLQVAHDFFELPLEEKLKLYSDDPSKTMRLSTSFNVNKEKVHNWRDYLRLHCYPLHKYVPEWPSNPPPFKNIVSNYCVEVRELGYRLQELISESLGLEKDYIKNVLGEQGQHMAVNYYPPCPEPELTYGLPGHTDPNALTILLQDLQVAGLQVLKDGKWLAVNPQPDAFVINIGDQLQALSNGRYKSVWHRAVVNANKERMSVASFLCPFDRALISPAKPLTEDGCGAVYRDFTYAEYYSKFWSRNLDQEHCLELFKN; from the exons ATGGATACAAAGGTACTTTCCTCTGGAATCCGATATTCTAACTTACCGGAAAGTTACGTCAGACCGGAATCGGAGCGTCCCCGTTTATCCGAAGTCTCCGAATGTGAAGACGTCCCTGTTATCGATTTAGGGTGTGAGGACAGAACCCATATTATTCAACAAATTTGTCGTGCCTGCATGCAGTATGGATTTTTTCAG GTAATTAATCACGGAGTTTCCAAAGAAACAGTTGAAAAAATGTTGCAAGTGGCACATGATTTCTTTGAGTTGCCATTAGAGGAGAAACTGAAGCTTTACTCCGATGACCCTTCTAAAACAATGAGACTTTCCACTAGTTTTAATGTGAATAAAGAGAAGGTTCATAACTGGAGAGATTATCTAAGATTACACTGCTACCCTCTTCACAAATATGTCCCTGAGTGGCCTTCAAATCCTCCTCCTTTCAA GAATATTGTAAGTAATTACTGTGTAGAAGTTCGAGAACTTGGGTATAGATTACAAGAATTAATATCTGAGAGCTTGGGCTTGGAAAAAGACTACATTAAGAATGTTCTTGGTGAGCAAGGCCAGCATATggctgtcaactattacccaccATGTCCCGAACCAGAGCTGACTTATGGATTGCCTGGACATACAGACCCCAATGCTCTTACAATTTTGCTTCAGGACTTACAAGTTGCGGGACTCCAAGTACTCAAAGACGGCAAATGGCTCGCCGTTAATCCTCAACCGGATGCTTTTGTTATTAACATCGGTGATCAATTACAG GCGTTGAGTAATGGGAGGTACAAGAGCGTGTGGCATCGAGCGGTCGTGAATGCCAATAAGGAAAGGATGTCAGTTGCTTCTTTCCTCTGCCCATTTGACCGTGCCTTGATCAGCCCCGCAAAGCCTCTCACTGAGGACGGATGTGGAGCTGTATACAGGGATTTTACTTATGCAGAGTACTACAGTAAGTTTTGGAGCAGGAACTTGGACCAAGAACATTGTTTGgaacttttcaaaaattaa